A stretch of DNA from Clostridium sp. JN-9:
ATGCCTGAGCATTCCCTTGTTTATTATTTGTCAAACAGGCCCCCTGTTTTCTTGGAGCTTCTGCTTGCCTTTTTTTCATGTCCTATGTTTTTTTGAGCCCTTGAGCTTCCACTTTGCATGGAACTTTTCTTTTTCTTTTCTTCAATTATTTTTTTCATCATTTCAATATTTTTATCGTTCATCTTTTTCTCCTTTATTAACTGTTTTCTATTACAATTTTACTGCCCTCAACCGCAGATGATGATTTAACCAGTATTTTAATAGGTACTCTGTCTCTAAGCTCCTTAACATGACTAATTATTCCAACACTTAACTTTTCACTTCTAAGATTTTCAAGAGAATCCATAACTGTATCCAGTAATTCATCATCTAAAGTACCAAAGCCTTCATCAAGAAAGAAAAATTCCAAAGGAGCGGAGCCTTTTAACTGAATATGGGATGAAAGGGCTAGTGCTAATGACAAAGAAGCTAAAAATAACTCGCCGCCTGATAAAGAACTTGTAGAACGAAGCAATCCACCGCTGGAATTATCCTTAATATAAAATTCCCCATCTTCATTAAGCTTAAGCTCAAATTTATCCTTGGTGTTTCTTAAAAGCCTTCTGGACGCCTCAGCAGTTACATATTTTAATTGGCCGTGAGCAACAAATTCTACAAACTTATTTCCTTTAAATATCTTTTCCAATTCATCTAAAAGGTCTTTTTTGTGAAGGTATTTTTCTCTTTCTATTAAAATAAGCTTTAACTTTTCAACAAGTGCTTTCATTTTGGAAATTTCGCTTTTTTTTGCAGCAATAATTCCTATTTTTTCTTCTAAAAGCTTATTTAACTCTGCAGTGTTTTTTTGAATTTCATCCCATTGTTCTTTTTCTATTTTTTCTCCATTTAATTTCTTTTCTATTTCTTCAATATTATTTAATATTTTATTGCATTCATCATCATATTTTTTTATTTCCAACTGTAAAGCCTTTAAATCACCTTTATTTAAGTATGAAGCAATAACATCTTCCTTAGAACTAAATGAATTTTCTTTCAGCTTTATGTTTAGCTCTTCTTTAAATCTCCCAGTATCCTTTAAAAAATTGTCTTTTAATCTGCTAAGGGTATTTATATTTTTTTCTATTTCATTTTTTTTGACTGTATGATTTTCAAGATTATCCTTAAGCTTTTTTTCATTATTTATTATTAATAAAATCTTACTTTTTATTTCTTCAATATATGATTCAGGTTTCATGCCATCAGAAAGTGTTTTAATGTCATTTTTAAGCTTTTCTATAAATTGTGCCTTTTGTTTTCCACTTTCCAACATGGTAGATAATTCATTAACTTTAATTTGAAGATTCTCATTGTCAGTTTTAATGGTGTTTTCAATGTGTTCCTTTAAAGCTCTGGTATCCTTTAACTGTTTTTCTAAATTGGCCCTTTTCTTATCATTTTCAATAATATCAGTATATCTGCTCTGGAAGTCATCAATACCCAGCTCATCTTTTATAAATTTTATTTTTTCACTAAACTTTGATAAATCCATATTTTTATTATTAATATCACTAGTGTATTTCTCAGTAAGAATTGTACCTTTTCTTACAGCTTCTTCAAATCTTACCTTTTGAATTTCAAGTGATGATTTGTTCTTTTCCAGTTCACTTAATTTATTTGAGGATTCTTCTTTTTCTATTTTCCATTGTTCCATGCTGTATTTTAATTGAATATATTCTTTCTTTATTTTCTCAAGAACTAATTCTTCTTCTTTAACATTGAAGTCTTTTAATTTTAATTCCTTATCTTTTAGATCACAGGTTACAGAATTTAAAGTAACTTCTGTTTGTACAAATTCAGTATCTAAAGCTCTTATTTCTTTGTCTAAACTTTCATACTCATGTTCCAACTCATTTATTATAACATTTTTTTCTTCAATTACTTTAACATCAACAAGTTCAGCTAATTTCACTTTATGTACATTGCCGCATACTGGGCAGGGATCATTTTCTTTCAAATTTGAAGCAATAATCCCTGCCATATTATTAACTTTTATATGTTCAAGTTCATTTTTTTCTTTTTTAAGTTTTTCAGATATATGAAGTATATCTGCACTCTTATTTTTCTTTTTTACTTTTAATTCTTCATAACTGTTTTTTAACTGTGTATATTCTTTTTCCTTTTGAAGTTTTAAATCCAGTATTTTTTTATTTTCTTCCAGCTTTTTTTCAAAATCATTGTATTGATTTAATTTTTCAATTAATAAATCATTATCTCCAGGGCAATTACCATTTAATTCTGTCAACTTTACTTTTATAACTTCAATTTCATCTTTTACTTCATTAAACTTTTTCTCCATATCAGCTAATGCTTTTTTATCAATATTTATTTCAGCTATTTGTTTTTCATTTTCCTTTATAAGCTTTTCTATATCAATATTTATATTTTTAATGCTTTTTTCAATATCAAGAGCTTTAATGGTTTTTTCTCTTTCTTCAGGTGATAAAAATATATCAGCTATTTCACTTTCTTTTATGCTTATTGTATTTATGCAGTGTTTTAATTCTTCTTTTTTTGAATTAATGCTGCTTTCTAATGTCTTCCTTTCTTTGTCTGTAAGTGAATAGTTTTCTTTTAATGCATTAATTTCAGTATCATATTGATTTAGCTGCTGAATCATTTTTATAGCCTGAGATACATTTGCCTCTTTTTTATTTAATTCAGGCAGTTCTTTTTCTTTAATGGTATAAGCTTTTTCATACTCACCACTTATATTTTCTATTAGTGATTTTATATGTGTATATTCTTTATTTTCATTGGCTAAATTTTCTGTAACACTGTGGAGATTCTTCTCAGCCGACTCAAATCTGTCAATGTATGGCTTAACCAATAAAGCCCTTTCTCCATCCTTTGCAAGCCTTTTCTTTTCATCCATAATCGGTTTATCAGCCATGTATTTATTTTTTTCAATTAGCCTGCTGTTAAGGTCATTTTGAAGAAGCCAGATATTTTTATATTTATCAAAAGTATTATCTGCTTCCTTCTTTTTCCCTCTAAGGTTTTCAACCTGTTTTAGCAAATCATTGTATTCATTACTTATATAATTTAATTTTTCTTCATTAACATCCTTATAATATCCTAATTCTCCTTCTATCCTAATGAGCTCATTATTATTCTTTTGAGATTCTTTTTTAAGCTTTTCTGTAAGAGCACTTCCATATTTTTTTAAGCCAAATAATCTTTCCAGCATTTCGCTTCTTTCCTTAGGAGTTGTCTTTAAAAATTCACTGAATCTTCCTTGAGGAAGAACCACGGCCCTTGTAAAATCAGTGTGCTTTAATCCTATAATTTCTATTACTTTCTTGTCAACATTTGACTTTCCATCGCAAAGTATTTCAAGATTTTCACCTTTAACCTGATATAATTTTGCAATTGTACTCTTATAGCCTCCGTTTTTATCCCGTTTTGTTACTCTGTGAATATGATATGTTTTTCTTTCATCACCAGCACCTATTTCAAATGTATATTTAATAACAGCCTTATCAGAATTTAAATTTATAAACCCTCCCTGATCACGTTCTATTTTTCCATAAAGAGCGTAAATTATGGCATCAAGAATAGATGATTTGCCGCTGCCTGTTTTGCCGAAAATGCCAAAGAATCCTTTATCAGTTAACTTTTTAAAATTTATTATCTGCTTATCTCTAAAGCTGTTAAATCCTTCAATTTCAAGACGTATAGGCTTCATTACATTTCCTTCTCATCCACAATGCTCAAAAATAATTCTACAAGCTCCTGAGTGGGCTCTGTTTCATTTCTCCACAGGTAAAACTTTCTGAAGACTTCTTCCATGCTTTTTTCTGTAAGATTTTCATAAATTTCATTTTCATTTTCTGCACCTTTAAGGTTTGGCTTTATTTCTATTATATCAGGCCTGTAGTCCTTCATTTCTTTAATTTCCTGCTGAGAAATAATTCTATCACAGTCAATCTCAATATAAACCCATATATTTCTTTTACCATCATTTCTGCATCTGTCAATTGCTTCATCTATACTTTTGCATTTCCATACTTCTATGGGCTTATAATCAGTTAAATATATTCTTTCAGGAGCTGCCTTTTCACCTGGCTTTAAATCAATAAAATAAATACAGTTTTTATTGTTTTTTTCCTTTTTACTGTATTTAATAGGTGAACCGCAGTATACTACAGGTACATCATCTATATTAAAAACCTGATTTTTATGCAGATGTCCAAGGGCTATATATTGAGCTTTTTTAGGAAGGTCATTAAGCTGTACTGCATAACTTCCTCCTAACTGAATTGCTCTTTCAGAGTCTGAGGTTTCGCCCCCTGCAACATAAAGATGTGATACTGCCAGATTAATTGTGTCTTTTCTATATTTCTTTGACAGCTCATTAAAAATTTCTCCAATTCTTGCAGAATAGCTTTTTTGAACTTGTTCCTCATCACTTTCCTGAGACAATATTTCTCCTAATCTTTTCTCACTAGGATAAGGAATTGTTAAAATCACTGCACTTTCATTATTAATGCAAAGCTCTATATATCCTTCTCCTGAATCCACCACATTAAAGCTTCCAAACTTTCCTGTTTCAATAACACTTTTTGGAGTTCCCAAAATGATAATTCCCTGTTCTCTTGCAAGAGGTATAACTGCTTCCAGTCTTTCAGGACTGTCATGATTACCTGCTATTATTAGAATTGCCCGACGGCCATTATTTGAAATTCTTTTAACTCCATTATAAAAAAGACATTCAGCCTTTGCTGAAGGATTGCCCGAATCGTAAATATCACCTGCTATAATAATTAGATCTGCATCTTTTTCTTCAACCTTCTGTACAAATTCATCAATGAATTGCTCCTGTTCTTCAAGTCTGCTGTTGCCTTCAAGAAGTTTACCTAAATGCCAGTCAGATGTATGAATAATCTTCAAAATATCACTTCCAATCAATAATTATTTTTGATTTGTTTATATTCTGCTATTAATAAATCCACCATTCTTCCATAGCTTTTAACTCCGTCCTGCTGACCATTTGATTTTAGATAATTGTTATTTATACTATCAGATACATTTTCAATGACACCATCATATTTACTCCAGAATTCATTGTCACTTTTTAAATCCCTTAGTACTTTTGAGGAATATTTAGCTGTAAGTACCTTATACTGATTATAGTCTGCTTTTTTTAGAGCGTCCATAGAATAAATTAAGCCAAGCATTACTCCTGAATATTGAAAATCAGCATAGGGACTTAATGTGCAGGCAGCATAGGCAATATAATTTGCCTCGTCTTCCCTGGCAAATCCCCTTTGATGGGCCATTTCATGTGCTGATGTGCATGGCAACATAAAATCACTAATATTTACATTAACATTTGCCTCCCCTGTAAAAGGGAAATACACACCTGTTATGCCTGTATAACACATTAATTTAGACATAAGTACAGGCTTTGGACTTCCGTAGCTTCCGCTAAGTTCACTATACTTTTTTGAAAGAGCTTCATAACCTGCAGCCTCTCTGGCAAAAATATCTTTATATCCTCCAGGTATATACATTACTCCTGTGTTATCTTCTTTTAAATCATCTCTTAAATTATTTGCTCTGTTAATGAGTTCCTCACATAAACCAGCCAATTCTTTAGAGGATGTTTTATCTACTTTAAGTTTTGAAATATCAGCAAATGAAAGTCTGTTATAATTTGATCCCCAAAGAAATATAAACAAGAAGTATATAACTGAAATAATAAATAATACTTTTGCTATGAAATTAAATATTAAAGTTTTCTTATTTTTACACTTTCTTAAGTTAATAATCAATGTTACTATGAGAAATAATGCATAAATAAAAACAGCTATTACAATTAATTCGGCTAATGAAAAAGGAAAAACTCCTGAAGCTGTGCTTAAAAGCTGTCTTATTGCTTTATTAAATCCATTGGAGTAATACACTTCAACAGCTGCAGGTGCCTTTGAGAAAACCACATTAATTATTATTGTTATTAAAAACAGCCATAATCCTGACAATTTTAATAAAACCGATTTCACTTGTTTATCTCCTTAATTTTATCGTTTATTTTATATAATAATATAATTTGAACTTTTAGACAAATAACTTTAAAGCACTTATTGCAATAAACTAAGCATATTTAACAATATATACTGCATTTTATTGTAATAAAATAATATTGTAATACTTATAGATTAAATTCAAGTTATATTTAATTAATTTAGGAGGAATATTAAATGAATAATTTTTTAAAAACCTACAAGTCCTCAATTATTTTACTTAGTTCAGTAATACTTGGTGGAATAATAGGTATAGCAGCTGGTCCAAAGGCTTCTGTTTTAGAACCCTTAGGTACCCTTTTCATCAATTTGATGTTTACAATAATTGTACCCCTTGTATTTTTTAGTGTATCCTCTTCCATTGCAGGCATGAAAAGTATGAAAAGACTTGGTAAAATAATGAGCAGTATTGTGATAATATTTACAATAACTGCATTAATAGCCTCAGTTTTTGCATTTCTGGGAACCTTGATTTTCAGTCCCACAAAAGGACTTGATCAGGAGTCTATAAAGAAGATAATTGCTGTTACAGGGAAAAGTTCTACAGACAATGCTAATCAGGGAGTACTTCAGCAGATTGTTAATGTATTTACAGTTTCAGATTTTTCTGCATTACTTTCAAGAAAAAATATGCTTCAGCTCATAGTATTTTCTGTATTGTTCGGAGTTTCCACAGCTATGATTGGGGAAAAAGGCAGGCAGGTATCTCTATTTTTGGAGTCTGCAACAAATGTTATGATGAAATTAGTAAGTTTAGTTATGTACTATGCACCAATAGGTCTTGGCTGCTATTTTGCATCTATGATAGGTCAGCTGGGTTCCCAGATCCTTCAAGGATATTTAAGAGTATTTGTCCTTTATATTGTTTTAGCACTTATATACTATTTCGGATTCTTTAGTCTTTATGCTTTTACAGCTGGCGGAAAAAACGGTATAAAAATTTTCTGGAGGAATGCAGCTGAGCCTTCTATTATGGCACTGGCAACCTGCTCCAGTGCTGCATGTATTCCAACTAATATTAAATCTGTTAAAAAAATGGGTGTTCCAGATGACATTGCTGAAACAGTGATTCCCCTTGGAGCAAATATTCATAAAGATGGATCGGTTTTCGGAGGTGTAATGAAGGTAACCTTCTTACTTGGTCTTTACGGTAAAGATATGAAGAGTTTTCATGCAATTTTAGGTATTATATTTGTTTCATTTTTAGTAGGAGCAGTTATGGGTGCTATACCAAACGGCGGTATGATAGGTGAGATGTTAATTATAAGTATATATGGCTTTTCTGCAAATGTGCTGCCTATTATTGCAATAATAAGTACAATTATTGATGCTCCTGCAACTGTGTTAAACTCCACAGGTAATACTGTATCTTCAATGATGATAACAAGATTTGTAGATGGTAAGCTTACTGAAACTGCTGGCAGAGCAGAAAGCTTAGCTTAAAAATTGCAAATAAAATGCTGGCAATTGTTTTTGTCAGCATTTATTTTATATGTATTTTACAAATTCCTCTACTGGTTTTCTGTACCCTCTTAATCTCTTTTTATTTGGATCCTCTTTGCCAATGGTAATTAATATTGCAGGCTCAAACTGATCTGGAACTTCAAATAATTTTTTTGCCATATCTCCATTAAAACCAATCATTGGACATGTATCCCAGCCTCTGTCCTTTGCAATTAACATAAACATCATTGCAGATAATGATGCATTTCTTATAGCTTCGTCTCTTATAAATACTTCTCCTCTGCCCTCATAAAGATTATAGGTATCCGATACCACTTTTGAATATGCTACCTCATCCATCATACCCAGCTGTTTCATTGGTTCATATATCTTTTCAACATCCTTATAAGCCATTTTATCTCCAAACACCAGAACTGCAGCAGATGCTGTATGAACCTTATATTGAGGGCATGCTTTATCTTTAAAAAGCTCTTTCATTTCCTTATCTCTTATTACTAAATATCTTGCATGCTGAAGATTGAAACATGATGGCTGCAGCGCTAATAATTTAAATATTTCATCAAATTCCTCCTTGGGAATTTCAACGCCTTCTTTAAAATTGTTTGCAGATTTTCTAGCTTTTATTAATTCAGTAAAACTTGAATAGCCCATTAAAATTTCCTCCTATACTTCTTACTTTATACTAGTATAGTACTATCAGTAATATACATTAGTCAAGTAAGCTTATTGCTTATTTTTATTTACTTTTGTTCATTTAGTATGTAAACTATTAGTGAGGTGATTTTATGAATGATTTCCATCTATGTCCCAGATTTGAAAAAGCTTTTAAGCTGCTGGGAAAAAAATGGAATGGACTAATAATAAGAGTTCTTCTTAATGGCCCTAAAAGATTTTCTGAAATAAAAGAATTAATTCCGGAACTAAGCGACAGAGTTCTCACTGAAAGATTTAAAGAACTTGAAGCTGAAGGTATTATAGAAAGAAATGTATTCCCTGAGACCCCTGTAAGAGTAGAATATGAGATTACTCAAAAGGGAAAAGAACTGGAATACGCTATGGAAGAAATTCAAAAATGGGCAGAAAAATGGATGTAATTAATAAGTGCCCGGTGGAATTTTAATTATTTAAAACTGCCGGGCATTTATTATAATATCATATTTAATGGTACATAATACTTAATATATTTATTACCGTATTTATCTGCATAGTTCCCATTATTGTTTAATACCATTATAGTTGCTCTTTTATTTATATTGGTTATAATTCCGCTTAAATTTGAATTATTATATTTAAATACTACCTTACTGCCTATTGATACTTTGTAATTTTCTTTTGCAATCTGACTTGCTGTAGGAAGTTCATGATAGGATTTAGTATGGCCGAAAATCCTATTAGCCATTGTTTTAAATCTATTGCCGCTGCAGCTGGACTGTCTGTACATTGTTAGCTCTAAAACATGGCATATTTCATGTTCAAATACCAGCTGCAATGCCTCTACTGCATCATTTGCAATAATTCCATTAACAACCTTATGTCCCTTTGTTTCATAAAATTTAAAGAAAAAATCAACTGCCATTCTTATTTCAAATTTAATATCATTTAAAGGCAGATATTTTATATTTCCTGGATAAATTGTTTTTCCAGCACTGCTTGTCATTCTTTTTGACAGTGAAAAGTGAATATTCCCATGTGAATTTTCATTTAAATAACCCTTAAGAAAAGTTTCATCATATAACTTTAAGAGCAGATATAAATCATCTGTTGATATTTTTTTTATTACTGAACTTTTTATATTCTCTGATATATTTAAAAACTTACTATAAATATAATTTCTTTTAAATTTGATTTCGTCAGCTGAATAATATAAATTTTCTATAAAACTATTGCTACTGTTCATTATTAATTCTCCCCTGTTTTAATATGTATAAAAACTTATTAATTAATTATATCAAAAGCATACAGGTGTATCAATTTATTACACTTGAAAAAAATCATATGTAAAATTAGAATTAAAGTATATACTATTCTTATGTTAATTTTGGGAGGGTTATTATGATAAAAGATTTAATTCTAAAAAACAGGAGCTACAGAAGATTTTACGAGAATGAAACAATAGATACAAAAACTTTAGAGGAGCTTATAGATTTAGCAAGAATATCATCCTGCGCTGGCAACCTGCAGAGCCTGAAATATTATTTATCAAATTCTAAGATTACCAATGAAATTATCTTTAATAACATAAAATGGGCTGCATATTTAACTGACTTTGAAGGCCCTGAGGAAGGTGAACGACCAAGTGCATATATATTAATGCTTAATGACACTCGTATTAGCAAAAATCTGCTTTGGAACCATGGTATTGCTGCAACAAATATTCTCCTTGGAGCTGTAGAAAAAGGATTAGGAGGATGCATGTTTGCAAGTGTAAATAAGGCTGCTATTGCAAAGGAACTTAAAATAGACGAAGTATACGATATAGTAATGGTCATAGCACTTGGCAAGCCAAAAGAAATTGTAAAATTAGATCCTATGACAAATAATAATGTAAAATATTACAGAGATGAAAATCAAATTCACCATGTTCCAAAAAGAGAACTTAAAGATATAATTGTCAAATAGCAGATATAAATTACAATGGAGGGAAATATATGAACCTGAAAGATGAAATAATTGACAGGCTTACAACTATAGGGTTTAACAAATATGAAGCCAAGGTATATTTAACCCTGCTTGAAAATCAGGAAATTACAGCTTACGAAATAAGCAAAAGATCAGGTGTACCTCAGTCGAAAATTTATGAAACAGTTAGATCTCTTGTTAATAAAGGTATATCCAGCATGAACGGTTTTGAGCCAGTAAAATACTCAGCGCTTCCACTAGATGAATTTTTAAACAACTATAAAAATTCAACGGAATCAACAATAGATTACCTTAAAGAAAATATTAAAAATATAAGTGATGTTCAAACATCAGATTATATGTGGCATTTTAACGACATAGATTCAATAAAGAATAAAATTGCTTCTATGATTAATAATTCTAATAAAAGCATATATTTATCCATGTGGGATGAAGAATATGACAGTTTTTATGATGATTTATTAAAGGCCAGCAAAAGAAATGTTGATATGGTGTCAATACTTTATGGAACTGTAAAAAACGAGATAGGTAAGATATATTATCACGAAATGCACGGTATGAAGGAGGATGCTGCTGTAAATGGCAGATGGATATGTCTTGTTACAGATTATAATGAGTGTCTTTTTGCCATTATTAAAGGAAATGACAGCTCCTGTGTCTGGACCCAGAATAAGTCATTTATGCTGGTTACAGAGTGTTTCATTACCCATGATATTTTTATTGCAGAAATATATTCAAAGCACAGAGATGAACTTGATAAAGAATTTGGCTATAATTTAGAGAAAATCAGACAACATCTCCATATAGGATAAAAAGCTGCCCCCAAATTTAATAATTGGGGCCAGCTTTTATTACTGCATTATTATAGTTCCGCTTTCACCTGTTAAGGCCTGATTTGCTTTATTCAGAGAAGCTATTAAACATTTCCTTCCTGATTTTGATTTAGCAAACTTTACAGCTGCTTTTACTTTAGGAAGCATACTTCCTGGAGCAAATTGACCTTCCTCCATGTATTTTTCAGCTTCTTCAATAGACATTTTAGACAAATTCTTTTGATTTGGTTTTCCAAAATTTATAGCCACTTTATCTACTGCTGTTAAAATCATCAATGTATCTGCATCAAGATCTTCCGCAAGTTTTTCTGATGCTAAGTCCTTATCAATAACAGCAGCTACACCTGTAAGACTTTTATCCTCATTTTCTATTACTGGAACTCCGCCGCCTCCAGCTGTAATTATAACTTGTCCAGCGTTCACCAGAGTTTTAATGGTGTCAAGCTCAACTATTCTTTCAGGTATTGGTGATGCTACAACTCTTCTATATCCTCTTCCTGCATCTTCAATCATAGCATATCCTTTTTGTTCTTTAATTGTTTCTGCCTCTTCTTTAGAATAGAAAGGACCTATTGGCTTAGTTGGATTTTTAAATCCTTTATCATTTTTGTTAACTACAACCTGTGTAATAATTGAAGCTACGGCTTTGTTTATTCCTCTTTTTCTAAGCTCGTCTCTCATTGCCTGCTGAATATGGTATCCAATCATACCCTGGCTCATTGCTCCGCAAACATCAAATGGCATTGCTGGAGTCACTTTTGATGCATATTCATTTTGTATTACCAATCTGCCTACCTGTGGTCCATTTCCGTGTACTATTACAATTTCGTGTCCATTTTCAATCATGTCGCCTAAATATTTTACTGTTTCTTTTATTACTTTTAATTGGGATTCTGCAGTTGCCGGCATACCATCGGCCTGCAAAGCATTTCCACCTAATGCCACTACTAATTTCATTTTTAAGCCTCCTATTTAGCTAAGTTTTCCCATTGCAATCATGACTACAGCTATTACTGCTAATATTACATTTATAACAGCAATTACTTTTTCATAACTTAAGAAAACTTTTTCATTTCTTTCCTTTTTAGCTCTAACAAATACAAATATACCAACTGAATATAGTATAGTTACCATGAGCATATATTGCATTCCAGCTGCATATATAAGCCATGTAGCATATATACTTGATACTATGCCTAAGAATAGATCCTTACCTCTGCCAGCCGGATTAGTATCATACGTTTCACCTGTAATAGTTAGTTTCAAGCCGTATAAAGCGCTGAATAAATATGGCACCAATATTGCTGAAGTTGCCATTGTATATAAAGCCTGATATGTGCTGCTTGAAAACAAAGTTACTATTAAAGATATCTCTACCAAGCCATTTGTTATCCACAGTGAATTTACTGGTGAACCATGCACATTTTCCTTTGCAAACAATTTAGGCATTGCCCCATCTTTTGCAGCAACATATGGAATTTCTCCTGCAAGCATTGTCCAGCCAAGTAATGCTCCAAAAAGTGAAACTATTAATCCTAAATTTATAAATATTGCTCCCCATTTTCCTACTACATGCTCCATGGCATATGCCATTGATGGAGTATCTAGCTGTGATAAGCCTTCTCTGCTCATCACTCCTAATGATAGAACTGATATTAAAATATAAATTATTAATGTTCCTATTAGTCCAATAACTGTTGCTTTACCAACATCTGACCTTTTTTTTGCTCTTCCTGATATTACAACAGCGCCTTCAATTCCTATAAACACCCATAATGTAACAAGCATAGTGCTTTTAACCTGATTCATTACACTTCCAAGACTTACGCCGCCCCAAAAATCCAGGGATATAGTCTTTACATTAAAGAATATTATCATTACAGTAATAAATACAAATATAGGCACTAATTTTCCTATTGTTGTGATAACGTTTATAAAAGCTGCTTGTTTAATTCCCTTTAGTATTAAACTATGTATAGACCATAATAAGATTGAAGCACAAACTATAGAAAGCAGATTATTACCTTTTCCAAATGCAGGTATAAAATATCCTATTGCTCCGAAAAGCATTACCACATAGGATACATTCCCAATCCATGCGCTTAACCAATAGCCCCATGCAGATGTGAATCCCATATAGTCTCCGAATCCTGCCTTAGCATAACTATATATTCCGCCATTTAAATCCGGTCTTCTCATTGAAAGATTTTGGTAGACAAATGCAAGAGCTATCATTCCAACTCCAGTAATACACCATCCAATTATAATTGCCCCGGCACCGGCACCTTTTGACATATCAGCAGGTAAAGAAAAAGCACCTCCACCTATCATGGAACCAATAACCATAGCAATCAAAGACCATAGACCTAGTTTATTATTATTTTTATCTTCCATAGTCCAAATTCCCCCTTCCATTTTTAATTGTTTTATTGCAGGCCTTAAACCTGCAACAAAACAATTTATAAAACAAATCTAAAATTATAGTTAGGAACTGAGCTTATATCATTACATAGATATATGATCTATTCTCCTAGAGTAGCAACCATTACGGCTTTTATTGTATGCATTCTGTTTTCAGCTTCATCAAATACTACTGAATGTTTTCCTTCAAATACTTCATCAGTTACTTCCATAGCTGTTAAACCAAATTTTTCATGTATTTCCATGCCAACTTTTGTTTTTAAATCATGAAATGATGGTAAACAGTGTTCAAATATAACCTTTGGATTTGATGTTAATTTAATCATTTCTTCATTAACCTGATATGGCTTTAATAACTTTATCCTTGATTCCCAAACTTCAG
This window harbors:
- a CDS encoding helix-turn-helix domain-containing protein, yielding MNDFHLCPRFEKAFKLLGKKWNGLIIRVLLNGPKRFSEIKELIPELSDRVLTERFKELEAEGIIERNVFPETPVRVEYEITQKGKELEYAMEEIQKWAEKWM
- a CDS encoding nitroreductase family protein — encoded protein: MIKDLILKNRSYRRFYENETIDTKTLEELIDLARISSCAGNLQSLKYYLSNSKITNEIIFNNIKWAAYLTDFEGPEEGERPSAYILMLNDTRISKNLLWNHGIAATNILLGAVEKGLGGCMFASVNKAAIAKELKIDEVYDIVMVIALGKPKEIVKLDPMTNNNVKYYRDENQIHHVPKRELKDIIVK
- a CDS encoding nitroreductase family protein translates to MGYSSFTELIKARKSANNFKEGVEIPKEEFDEIFKLLALQPSCFNLQHARYLVIRDKEMKELFKDKACPQYKVHTASAAVLVFGDKMAYKDVEKIYEPMKQLGMMDEVAYSKVVSDTYNLYEGRGEVFIRDEAIRNASLSAMMFMLIAKDRGWDTCPMIGFNGDMAKKLFEVPDQFEPAILITIGKEDPNKKRLRGYRKPVEEFVKYI
- the arcC gene encoding carbamate kinase, whose amino-acid sequence is MKLVVALGGNALQADGMPATAESQLKVIKETVKYLGDMIENGHEIVIVHGNGPQVGRLVIQNEYASKVTPAMPFDVCGAMSQGMIGYHIQQAMRDELRKRGINKAVASIITQVVVNKNDKGFKNPTKPIGPFYSKEEAETIKEQKGYAMIEDAGRGYRRVVASPIPERIVELDTIKTLVNAGQVIITAGGGGVPVIENEDKSLTGVAAVIDKDLASEKLAEDLDADTLMILTAVDKVAINFGKPNQKNLSKMSIEEAEKYMEEGQFAPGSMLPKVKAAVKFAKSKSGRKCLIASLNKANQALTGESGTIIMQ
- a CDS encoding SprT-like domain-containing protein — encoded protein: MNSSNSFIENLYYSADEIKFKRNYIYSKFLNISENIKSSVIKKISTDDLYLLLKLYDETFLKGYLNENSHGNIHFSLSKRMTSSAGKTIYPGNIKYLPLNDIKFEIRMAVDFFFKFYETKGHKVVNGIIANDAVEALQLVFEHEICHVLELTMYRQSSCSGNRFKTMANRIFGHTKSYHELPTASQIAKENYKVSIGSKVVFKYNNSNLSGIITNINKRATIMVLNNNGNYADKYGNKYIKYYVPLNMIL
- a CDS encoding helix-turn-helix domain-containing protein, coding for MNLKDEIIDRLTTIGFNKYEAKVYLTLLENQEITAYEISKRSGVPQSKIYETVRSLVNKGISSMNGFEPVKYSALPLDEFLNNYKNSTESTIDYLKENIKNISDVQTSDYMWHFNDIDSIKNKIASMINNSNKSIYLSMWDEEYDSFYDDLLKASKRNVDMVSILYGTVKNEIGKIYYHEMHGMKEDAAVNGRWICLVTDYNECLFAIIKGNDSSCVWTQNKSFMLVTECFITHDIFIAEIYSKHRDELDKEFGYNLEKIRQHLHIG
- a CDS encoding dicarboxylate/amino acid:cation symporter → MNNFLKTYKSSIILLSSVILGGIIGIAAGPKASVLEPLGTLFINLMFTIIVPLVFFSVSSSIAGMKSMKRLGKIMSSIVIIFTITALIASVFAFLGTLIFSPTKGLDQESIKKIIAVTGKSSTDNANQGVLQQIVNVFTVSDFSALLSRKNMLQLIVFSVLFGVSTAMIGEKGRQVSLFLESATNVMMKLVSLVMYYAPIGLGCYFASMIGQLGSQILQGYLRVFVLYIVLALIYYFGFFSLYAFTAGGKNGIKIFWRNAAEPSIMALATCSSAACIPTNIKSVKKMGVPDDIAETVIPLGANIHKDGSVFGGVMKVTFLLGLYGKDMKSFHAILGIIFVSFLVGAVMGAIPNGGMIGEMLIISIYGFSANVLPIIAIISTIIDAPATVLNSTGNTVSSMMITRFVDGKLTETAGRAESLA